In Catharus ustulatus isolate bCatUst1 chromosome 31, bCatUst1.pri.v2, whole genome shotgun sequence, the following proteins share a genomic window:
- the BAZ2A gene encoding bromodomain adjacent to zinc finger domain protein 2A codes for METNNHFNFTGLSSAPAASGPKPTPASGDPPFAHSSPLGFPPQGKSLNGGMNVNGFSTVSHPGTSGTFSPGSAPAGAQPLRAYDCLWDYAPYAPAGGLKDGASPALGQFPLNGVAGGSRPASPGHGTNLRAAGQEFWGNGTAGPMGLNFDSQELYDSFHEQSFELMQNGPDGFYAPGQSSPILSSEAQPFPLAPDEPDSGQGDANGAAKEMPTTTTITENGGGLVGSQELEEAQPDLKMCSYNGAAAPGTGSLGPEESVLAPRDSGCLGDASPIAPRLEDTHILSEDTLEPFESLARDPGTGDLYSMDDSQLVGDKSSLEEPPDLGASPPLHAGSFSLLPASPSPAPLLDGPGSPPALHGDNAELKSGDHAGLRESGSLELDPPLEPESPAPSAEEEEEEEEEEEEEEEEEEEAADSCPETSAAPEGESEEPSQLSASGAGDAPRRRIATQEEVRFPLQHGWRREVRIKKGNHRWQGETWYYGPCGKRMKQFPEVIKYLSRNMVQDVRREHFSFSPRMPVGDFYEERDTPEGVQWVKLSPEEIPGRIQAITGKRGRPRNAEKTKPKEPPAAKRGRGRPPKVRMVDLLSKTDARLLKRLEAQEVLSEEDKLKMSKIKKKMRRKAKNKQKQEAKAPRGKEAKKKSKAKEKKGKPEKGKDKARPKEKKGNKGARKADKGLLAQRRLEERQRQQLILEEMKKPTEDMCLGDHQPLPAFSRIPGLVLPSRAFSDCLTVVEFLQSYGKVLGLEPTRDVPTLGALQEGLLGVAPGAGQLQDLLVRLLQAALCDPGLPPYCQSLKILGEKVSEISLNRDTVSEILRCFLTAHGAGAELCEGLRTKPFQALPPERKAAILVFLVNELNSSALIISEIDKTLESMSTYRKNKWIIEGRLRRLKVALAKKTGRPESEITGLEDGRRRRSSRLTEDVGLEMEEEEETRGRKSRREEEADTSASSVPELERQIEKLAKRQMFFRKKLLHSSQTLRAASLGQDRFRRRYWVLPHLGGIFVEGAEAAEPEAQEPQEEKVSPHVAPVKEEPAAVPVPSRTSCPASASRARGRPRKSKEELAQHCGPCPTPVNGVLEEPESLGQSQHDLSQSAFLSWLSQTQSSLLKDSVLTPASSPGKGDTGLPPPEAPSDPMEEEEEEEEEEERAPEAVAKRGPWFNLLPRTPCDDRAPLAASSAEPSPRAPAAPRSQSRGEPPKGSARQLNGLPADDPTAPLLASTPVHAGPRAHGACPRSQGSLEKLQDVPGQPKRRGRPPTKFFKQMEQKYLTQLTEQPVPSEMQSGWWWLRDPEELEAVTRALHPRGIREKALHKHLTKHKEFLREVCLRSTTDPIFHPAAAVSHEALAQWSVPDRAYETDLGVLQWVEELEQRVLMADLQIRGWTCPSPDSTREDLRYCEHKVEPLEDITVRSRRDGVPLRRELTNPLDLAVLRLAALEQNLERRYLKEPLWPLHEVVVEKAVLSGSEELSLGPTEISYEITPRVRTWRQTLERCRSAAQVSLCIFQLEKSIAWEKSVNRVTCLVCRRGDDDEHLLLCDGCDRGCHLYCHRPRMTEVPEGDWFCSVCVARAGQYRDPISPRRGKKRKRGRGVPGSPGEEEPSPRRRPAPRRREGLPVSPRCSGQPLGPPRRRSSALRGQPSDLTFCEIILMEMESHEDAWPFLEPVNPRLVPGYRKIIKNPMDFGTMRTRLLRGGYSSSAEFAADALLVFDNCQTFNEDDSAVGRAGHAMRRFFQSRWEEFYQGKHAPNP; via the exons atggaaacaaacaaCCATTTTAACTTCACTGGCCTTTCCTCTGCACCCGCTGCCTCAGGACCGAAACCCACGCCTGCCTCAGGGGACCCCCCCTTCGCCCACAGCTCCCCGCTCGGCTTCCCCCCACAAGGGAAAA GTCTGAACGGGGGCATGAATGTCAATGGCTTCTCTACTGTATCACACCCCGGTACTTCAGGGACCTTCTCGCCGGGCTCCGCGCCCGCCGGGGCCCAGCCCCTCCGCGCCTACGACTGCCTGTGGGACTACGCGCCCTACGCGCCCGCCGGCGGCCTCAAGGACGGGGCCTCGCCCGCCCTCGGACAGTTCCCCCTCAACGGCGTGGCCGGAGGGTCCCGGCCGGCGTCGCCAGGACACGGCACCAACCTGCGGGCAGCCGGGCAGGAGTTCTGGGGCAACGGCACCGCCGGGCCCATGGGGCTGAACTTTGACTCGCAGGAGCTCTACGACTCCTTCCACGAGCAGAGCTTTGAGCTGATGCAGAACGGGCCTGACGGATTCTATGCTCCGGGTCAGTCCTCGCCCATACTGAGCTCGGAGGCGCAGCCCTTCCCGCTGGCTCCGGACGAGCCGGACTCCGGCCAAGGAGACGCTAACGGCGCAGCCAAAGAGAtgcccaccaccaccaccatcacgGAGAACGGGGGTGGGCTGGtgggcagccaggagctggaggaggcacagccag ACCTGAAGATGTGCAGCTACAacggggctgcagctcctggcacggGGTCGCTGGGGCCGGAGGAGTCCGTCCTGGCACCCAGGGACAGCGGGTGCCTGGGGGACGCGTCGCCCATCGCCCCGCGGCTGGAGGACACCCACATCCTCAGCGAGGACACCCTGGAGCCCTTCGAGTCGCTGGCCAGAG accccgGCACTGGCGACCTGTACTCGATGGACGACTCGCAGCTGGTGGGCGACAAGTCCTCCTTGGAGGAGCCCCCCGACCTGGGAGCCAGCCCCCCGCTCCACGCCGGCTCCTTCAGCCTGCTGCCCGCCAGCCCCTCGCCCGCCCCGCTGCTCGATGGCCCCggctcgccgcccgccctgCACG GCGACAACGCCGAGCTGAAGAGCGGCGACCACGCGGGGCTGCGGGAGTCGGGGTCCCTGGAGCTCGACCCTCCGCTGGAGCCGGAGTCTCCGGCCCCGTctgcggaggaggaggaggaggaggaggaggaagaagaagaagaggaggaggaggaggaagaagccGCCGACAGCTGCCCGGAGACTTCGGCCGCGCCAGAAGGAGAGAGCGAGGAGCCGTCGCAGCTGAGTGCCTCGGGGGCAG GTGATGCCCCTCGCCGGCGCATCGCCACGCAGGAGGAGGTGCGCTTCCCGCTGCAGCACGG GTGGAGGCGGGAGGTTCGGATCAAGAAGGGGAACCATCGCTGGCAGGGCGAGACCTGGTACTACGGCCCCTGCGGGAAGAGGATGAAGCAGTTCCCGGAGGTGATCAAG taCCTGAGCAGGAACATGGTGCAGGATGTGCGGCGTGAGCACTTCAGCTTCAGCCCCCGCATGCCCGTGGGAGACTTCTACGAGGAGAGGGACACGCCTGag GGCGTGCAGTGGGTGAAGCTGAGCCCCGAGGAGATCCCCGGACGCATCCAGGCCATCACGGGCAAGCGTGGCCGGCCCCGCAACGCCGAGAAAACCAAGCCCAAGGAGCCCCCGGCTGCCAaacggggccggggccgccctcCCAAGGTCAGGATGGTGGATTTGCTCAGCAAGACGGATGCACGGCTGCTGAAGAGGCTGGAAGCACAAG agGTGCTCAGCGAGGAGGACAAGTTGAAAATGAGCAAGatcaagaagaaaatgaggCGGAAG GCCAAGAACAAGCAGAAGCAGGAGGCCAAAGCCCCCAGGGGCAAGGAGGCCAAGAAGAAATCCAAG GCCAAGGAGAAGAAGGGGAAGCCTGAGAAGGGCAAGGACAAGGCCCGGCCCAAGGAGAAGAAGGGCAACAAGGGGGCTCGGAAGGCGGACAAGGGGCTGCTGGCCCAGCGGCGCCTGGAGGAGcggcagaggcagcagctcatCCTGGAGGAGATGAAGAAACCCACGGAGGACATGTGCCTGGGGGACCACCag ccccttccagcctTCTCCCGCATCCCCGGGCTCGTCCTGCCCAGCCGCGCCTTCTCCGACTGCCTGACGGTGGTGGAGTTCCTGCAGAGCTACGGgaaggtgctggggctggagccaaCACGGGATGTGCCCACGCTGGGTGcgctgcaggaggggctgctgggggtggcCCCTGGTGCGGGGCAGCTGCAGGACCTGTtggtgaggctgctgcaggcagcgCTCTGCGACCCCGGCCTGCCGCCCTACTGCCAG tcCCTGAAGATCCTGGGGGAGAAAGTGTCGGAGATCAGCCTGAACCGTGACACGGTGTCCGAGATCCTGCGCTGCTTCCTGACGGCGCACGGGGCGGGCGCGGAGCTGTGCGAGGGGCTGCGCACCAAACCCTTCCAGGCGCTGCCCCCCGAGCGCAAAGCCGCCATCCTCGTCTTCCTGGTCAACGAGCTCAACAGCAGCGCCCTCATCATCAG TGAGATCGACAAGACCCTGGAGAGCATGTCCACCTACAGGAAGAACAAGTGGATCATCGAGGGCCGGCTCCGCAG GCTGAAGGTGGCCCTGGCCAAGAAGACGGGCCGTCCTGAGTCAGAGATTACGGGGCTGGAGGACGGCCGGCGCCGGCGCAGCTCCCGCCTGACCGAGGACGTGGGGCtggagatggaggaggaggaggagacccGAGGGCGGAAATCCCGccgggaggaggag gctgacACGTCTGCGTCCAGCGTCCCGGAGCTGGAGCGGCAGATCGAGAAGCTGGCCAAG AGGCAGATGTTCTTCCGCAAGAAGCTGCTCCATTCCTCCCAGACCCTGCGTGCAGCCTCCCTGGGCCAGGACCGGTTCCGGAGGCGCTACTGGGTCCTGCCCCACCTGGGTGGAATCTTCGTGGAGGGCGCGGAGG CAGCTGAGCCAGAGGctcaggagccccaggaggagAAGGTGTCCCCACACGTGGCCCCGGTGAAGGAGGAGCCGGCGGCTGTGCCCGTCCCCAGCCGGACGAGCTGCCCGGCCTCGGCCTCGCGCGCCCGCGGGCGGCCCCGCAAGAGCAaagaggagctggcacagcactgcGGACCCTGCCCCACGCCGGTGAACGGGGTCCTGGAGGAGCCAGAGTCgctggggcagagccagcacGACCTCAGCCAGTCAGCCTTCCTGTCCTGGCTGAGCCAGACCCAGTCGTCCCTGCTCAAGGACTCTGTGCTCACCCcggccagcagccctggcaagGGGGACACGGGGCTCCCGCCCCCCGAGGCACCCTCAGACCCtatggaggaggaagaggaggaggaggaagaggaggagagagccCCAGAGGCCGTGGCAAAGCGGGGGCCTTGGTTTAACCTACTGCCCCGCACGCCCTGCGACGACCGAGCCCCCCTCGCTGCCTCCTCGGCCGAGCCCTCGCCGCgagcccccgcagccccccgcaGCCAGAGCCGGGGGGAGCCCCCCAAGGGCTCGGCACGGCAG CTGAACGGCCTCCCTGCAGACgaccccacagctcccctgcTCGCCTCCACGCCGGTGCACGCCGGCCCCAGGGCCCACGGCGCCTGCCCCCgcagccagggcagcctggaAAAGCTCCAGGACGTGCCAGGACAGCCCAAACGCCGAGGGAGACCCCCCACCAAATTCTTCAAGCAGATGGAGCAGAAATACCTGACGCAGCTGACGGAGCAGCCGGTGCCCAGCG AGATGCAGAGCGGCTGGTGGTGGCTGCGGGACCCCGAGGAGCTGGAGGCCGTGACGCGGGCGCTGCACCCGCGAGGCATCCGGGAGAAGGCGCTGCACAAGCACCTCACCAAGCACAAGGAGTTCCTGCGCGAGGTTTGCCTCCGGAGCACCACCG accccatcttccacccggctgccgcggTGTCTCACgaagccctggcacagtggTCAGTGCCCGACAGAGCCTACGAGACCGACCTGGGCGTCCTGCAGTgggtggaggagctggagcagcgcGTCCTCATGGCCGACCTGCAGATCAGG ggctggACGTGCCCCAGCCCGGACTCGACGCGGGAGGATCTGCGGTACTGCGAGCACAAGGTGGAGCCCCTGGAGGACATCACGGTGCGCAGCCGGCGGGACGGGGTCCCGCTGCGCCGGGAGCTCACCAACCCCCTGGACCTGGCCGTGCTGCGGCTGGCGGCGCTGGAGCAGAACCTGGAGCGCCGCTACCTCAAGGAGCCGCTGTGGCCTCTGCACGAGGTGGTGGTGGAGAAAGCGGTGCTGAGCGGCTCTGAGGAGCTGAGTCTGGGACCCACCGAAAT CTCCTACGAGATCACGCCGCGGGTGCGGACGTGGCGGCAGACGCTGGAGCGCTGCCGCAGCGCggcccaggtgtccctgtgcatcTTCCAGCTGGAGAAATCCATCGCCTGGGAGAAATCCGTCAACAGAGTG acCTGCCTGGTGTGCCGGCGAGGGGACGACGACGAGCACCTGCTGCTGTGCGACGGCTGCGACCGCGGCTGCCACCTCTACTGCCACCGGCCCCGCATGACAGAGGTGCCCGAGGGTGACTGGTTCTGCTCCGTCTGCGTGGCCCGG GCAGGACAATACCGGGACCCCATCTCTCCCCGGCGAGGCAAGAAGCGGAAACGGGGCCGCGGGGTCCCGGGGAGCCCCGGCGAGGAGGAGCCGAGCCCGAggcgccgcccggccccgcggcgccgGGAGGGgctgcccgtgtccccccgcTGCTCGGGGCagcccctgggacccccccggCGGAGGAGCTCAGCCCTGAGGGGCCAGCCCAGCGACCTGACCTTCTGCGa gaTCATCCTGATGGAGATGGAGTCGCACGAGGACGCCTGGCCCTTCCTGGAGCCCGTGAACCCCCGGCTGGTCCCCGGCTACCGCAAGATCATCAAGAACCCCATGGACTTCGGCACCATGCGCACCAGGCTGCTGCGGGGcgg GTACTCGAGCTCGGCAGAATTCGCCGCCGACGCCCTTTTGGTGTTCGACAACTGCCAGACCTTCAACGAGGACGACTCGGCCGTGGGCCGCGCCGGCCACGCCATGCGCCGCTTCTTCCAGAGCCGCTGGGAGGAATTTTATCAGGGAAAACACGCTCCGAACCCGTGA
- the ATP5F1B gene encoding ATP synthase subunit beta, mitochondrial, which produces MLGLAGRSAAAAAAAARPLLPRGAAPGRDLLPLLLGRGAAPAVAVGARRDYAAHAAPAAKAGSTTGRIVAVIGAVVDVQFDEGLPPILNALEVQGRETRLVLEVAQHLGENTVRTIAMDGTEGLVRGQKVLDSGAPIRIPVGPETLGRIMNVIGEPIDERGPITTKQFAAIHAEAPEFVEMSVEQEILVTGIKVVDLLAPYAKGGKIGLFGGAGVGKTVLIMELINNVAKAHGGYSVFAGVGERTREGNDLYHEMIESGVINLKDATSKVALVYGQMNEPPGARARVALTGLTVAEYFRDQEGQDVLLFIDNIFRFTQAGSEVSALLGRIPSAVGYQPTLATDMGTMQERITTTRKGSITSVQAIYVPADDLTDPAPATTFAHLDATTVLSRAIAELGIYPAVDPLDSTSRIMDPNIVGPEHYDVARGVQKILQDYKSLQDIIAILGMDELSEEDKLTVARARKIQRFLSQPFQVAEVFTGHMGKLVPLKETIKGFKQILAGEYDHLPEQAFYMVGPIEEAVAKAEKLAEEHA; this is translated from the exons ATGTTGGGGCTTGCGGGTCGttccgctgccgccgccgccgccgcggcccggccgctgctgccccgcggggctgccccAGGCCGGGACCTCCTCCCGCTGCTCCtcggccgcggggccgccccggccGTCGCCGTCGGGGCGC GACGGGACTATGCCGCCCATGCAGCCCCTGCCGCCAAGGCCGGCTCCACCACCGGCCGCATCGTGGCCGTCATCGGGGCCGTGGTGGATGTGCAGTTCGACGAGGGGCTGCCCCCCATCCTGAACGCCCTTGAGGTCCAGGGCAGGGAGACGCGGCTGGTGCTGGAAGTGGCTCAGCACCTGG GGGAGAACACCGTGCGCACCATTGCCATGGACGGCACAGAAGGGCTGGTGAGGGGACAGAAGGTGCTGGACTCTGGTGCTCCCATCCGTATCCCAGTGGGCCCTGAGACCCTGGGCAGAATCATGAATGTCATTGGGGAACCCATCGATGAGAGGGGCCCCATCACGACCAAACA gtttGCTGCTATCCACGCCGAGGCCCCTGAGTTCGTGGAGATGAGTGTGGAGCAGGAGATCCTGGTGACAGGGATCAAGGTCGTGGATCTGCTGGCTCCCTATGCCAAGGGTGGCAAGATCG gtTTGTTTGGAGGTGCTGGTGTCGGCAAGACTGTGCTGATCATGGAACTGATCAACAACGTGGCCAAGGCCCATGGTGGTTACTCGGTGTTCGCCGGTGTGGGCGAGAGGACCCGTGAGGGCAACGACTTGTACCACGAGATGATTGAGTCTGGGGTCATCAACCTGAAAGATGCCACTTCCAAG GTCGCCCTGGTCTACGGGCAGATGAACGAGCCCCCGGGCGCCCGTGCCAGGGTGGCCCTGACAGGGCTGACGGTGGCCGAGTACTTCAGGGACCAGGAGGGTCAGGACGTGCTGCTCTTCATCGACAACATCTTCCGCTTCACCCAGGCTGGCTCCGag gtgtcagccctgctgggcagaATCCCCTCGGCTGTGGGCTACCAGCCCACGCTGGCCACTGACATGGGCACCATGCAGGAGCGCATCACCACCACACGCAAGGGCTCCATCACCTCGGTGCAG gctATTTATGTGCCGGCCGATGACTTGActgaccctgctcctgccaccaccTTTGCCCACTTGGACGCCACCACCGTGTTGTCCCGTGCCATCGCTGAGCTGGGCATCTACCCCGCCGTGGACCCTCTGGACTCCACCTCCCGCATCATGGACCCCAACATCGTGGGGCCCGAGCACTACGATGTGGCTCGGGGTGTGCAGAAGATCCTCCAG gactACAAGTCACTGCAGGACATCATCGCCATCCTGGGTATGGATGAGTTGTCCGAGGAGGACAAACTGACCGTGGCTCGCGCCCGCAAGATCCAGCGcttcctgtcccagcccttccaggTGGCCGAGGTCTTCACCGGCCACATGGGCAAGTTGGTGCCACTGAAAGAGACCATCAAGGGCTTCAAGCAGATCCTGGCAG gtgaaTACGACCACCTGCCTGAGCAGGCGTTCTACATGGTGGGGCCCATCGAGGAGGCGGTGGCCAAGGCAGAGAAGCTGGCAGAGGAACACGCCTGA
- the PTGES3 gene encoding prostaglandin E synthase 3 isoform X2 produces MQPASAKWYDRRDYVFIEFCVEDSKDVNVNFEKSKLTFSCLGGSDNFKHLNEIDLFNNIDPNESKHKRTDRSILCCLRKGESGQAWPRLTKERAKLNWLSVDFNNWKDWEDDSDEDMSNFDRFSEMMNNMGGDDDVDLPEVDGADDDSPDSDDEKMPDLE; encoded by the exons GCAGCCTGCTTCTGCAAAGTGGTACGACCGGAGGGACTACGTCTTTATTGAGTTCTGTGTTGAAGACAGCAAAGACGTAAATGTAAATTTTGAAAAGTCCAAACTCACGTTCAG TTGTCTTGGAGGAAGTGATaactttaaacatttaaatgaaatCGACCTTTTTAATAATATCGATCCAAAT GAATCAAAGCATAAAAGAACAGACAGATCCATCTTGTGTTGTTTACGAAAAGGAGAGTCTGGTCAGGCATGGCCAAGGTTAACAAAAGAGAGGGCAAAG CTCAACTGGCTCAGCGTGGACTTCAACAACTGGAAAGACTGGGAAGATGATTCAGATGAAGACATGTCCAATTTTGATCGCTTTTCTGAG ATGATGAACAACATGGGAGGAGACGACGACGTAGACTTGCCAGAAGTAGATGGGGCAGATGAT GACTCACCAGACAGTGATGATGAGA AAATGCCGGATCTGGAGTAA